In Methylomonas sp. ZR1, one DNA window encodes the following:
- a CDS encoding helix-turn-helix domain-containing protein, with amino-acid sequence MQTAAPKKANPVSVAPDTDWHPAQILAALNMAGYTITSLAEHYQLSDGSSLSKALRNSSPAGEKRIAEVLDRHPKEIWPSRYEKDGTRKLVGFHALQSTRRRNSVNAKLAKMNSHESA; translated from the coding sequence ATGCAAACAGCAGCCCCAAAAAAAGCCAATCCGGTATCGGTTGCACCCGATACCGATTGGCACCCTGCACAGATTCTCGCGGCACTGAATATGGCCGGCTATACGATCACCTCGTTAGCTGAACATTACCAGCTGAGCGATGGATCATCTCTATCCAAAGCGCTACGAAACAGCTCACCCGCCGGTGAAAAACGCATTGCCGAAGTCCTTGATAGACACCCCAAGGAGATTTGGCCCAGTCGTTATGAGAAAGATGGCACTCGCAAACTGGTGGGTTTCCACGCCTTACAGTCTACACGCCGCCGTAATAGCGTCAATGCCAAACTGGCAAAAATGAATAGCCATGAAAGCGCGTGA
- a CDS encoding helix-turn-helix domain-containing protein, with protein MTIGSRLKQWRASNKMSQEDAALLFGVSYGVYQKYESDRTIPGGDAVKGFIEAGINANWLMTGEGPMLLEDAKQLPPELQAGIDFALSFAGDEEAKRRLQARQEEQSAKSRQIEADLQAIEIEEGLQLPQLTRMNFWSLMAMDQAYTPVIRLAVKELAEFIRQIEAKSAPIPTSPVNYKLLQDLIESLETALDERNLELTPARKAAVIQLMYEYCKLEDDVSAPATVERFLKLVA; from the coding sequence ATGACCATCGGGAGCAGATTAAAGCAATGGAGGGCGTCAAATAAAATGAGTCAAGAGGATGCGGCCTTACTATTTGGCGTCTCTTATGGTGTGTATCAAAAGTATGAATCCGATAGGACGATCCCTGGCGGTGATGCGGTTAAGGGATTTATTGAGGCAGGCATCAATGCCAACTGGCTAATGACAGGCGAAGGCCCAATGCTGCTGGAAGATGCCAAGCAGCTGCCGCCTGAATTGCAAGCCGGCATTGACTTTGCGCTTTCTTTTGCGGGCGATGAAGAGGCCAAGCGCCGCCTCCAAGCCCGTCAAGAGGAGCAAAGCGCCAAATCAAGGCAGATCGAGGCCGATCTACAGGCCATCGAGATAGAGGAGGGCTTGCAACTGCCACAGCTGACGCGCATGAACTTTTGGTCATTGATGGCAATGGATCAGGCGTATACGCCGGTTATTCGCCTGGCGGTCAAGGAGCTGGCGGAGTTTATCCGGCAAATTGAGGCCAAATCGGCCCCGATCCCCACATCACCAGTGAATTACAAGCTGTTGCAGGATTTGATAGAGTCGCTGGAAACCGCGCTGGATGAACGCAATCTGGAATTGACGCCAGCCCGCAAGGCGGCCGTGATTCAGTTGATGTACGAGTATTGCAAGCTGGAAGATGATGTGAGTGCTCCGGCCACGGTGGAGAGATTCCTTAAATTAGTGGCGTAA
- a CDS encoding arylamine N-acetyltransferase, with protein sequence MSFDFNAYLNRIGIAKPETSLAGLSQLQQAQLGAIPFENINPLLGLLPELETAALMEKIVANRRGGYCFELNGLFGQALDELGFAYQPIMARVRMGRNEGGPRLHLAFIVEAEGDSWLVDAGFGGPSHYRPLRLNTEQTQSQDHNQFRLREEAETGETVLERWQNGEWFALYSFDRSKVQRCDLDAANLVCTTWDQSLLSQNLLICRNTAEGWVQLFNTHFSRCRADEKISHSIDSQAQLNDLLDEQFDIALNSEQLRCLAERLALNQDN encoded by the coding sequence ATGAGTTTTGATTTTAACGCTTACCTAAACCGCATCGGCATAGCCAAACCGGAGACTAGCCTCGCCGGGCTCAGCCAATTGCAACAGGCGCAACTCGGCGCTATTCCGTTCGAAAACATCAATCCGCTATTAGGCTTGCTGCCCGAGTTGGAAACGGCGGCGTTGATGGAAAAGATCGTCGCCAATCGACGCGGCGGCTATTGTTTCGAATTGAACGGGTTGTTTGGACAGGCGCTGGACGAGTTGGGATTTGCGTATCAGCCGATTATGGCCAGAGTGCGAATGGGCCGTAACGAGGGCGGACCGCGACTGCATTTGGCGTTTATCGTGGAGGCTGAAGGCGATTCCTGGCTGGTCGATGCCGGCTTCGGCGGCCCTAGCCACTATCGGCCGCTACGCCTGAATACCGAGCAGACGCAAAGCCAGGATCATAACCAGTTTCGGTTGCGCGAAGAAGCGGAAACGGGAGAAACCGTATTGGAGCGCTGGCAAAACGGCGAGTGGTTTGCGTTGTATAGTTTCGACCGCTCAAAAGTGCAACGCTGCGACCTGGACGCGGCCAACTTGGTATGCACAACCTGGGACCAATCGCTGCTGTCGCAAAATTTGTTGATTTGCCGGAATACCGCCGAAGGCTGGGTACAATTGTTCAATACCCATTTTTCAAGATGCCGCGCGGATGAGAAAATTAGCCATTCAATTGACAGCCAGGCGCAATTAAATGACTTGCTGGACGAGCAGTTTGATATAGCGCTCAACAGTGAGCAATTGCGCTGCCTCGCCGAGCGTTTGGCATTAAACCAGGATAACTAA
- a CDS encoding metallophosphoesterase family protein has product MPTQTESPIIQRIGIISDTHGLLRPEALAALQGCERIIHAGDIGKQEVLQRLNELAPVTAVRGNNDKDAWVEELPVSAIVTIEQACLYVIHDLAELRIDPVAAGIRVVISGHSHKPSIQELDGVLYLNPGSAGPRRFKLPIAVAELVIRDTAIEARIVELAV; this is encoded by the coding sequence ATGCCTACTCAAACCGAATCCCCAATTATTCAGCGCATCGGTATCATCTCCGACACCCACGGCTTACTCCGCCCCGAGGCGCTAGCGGCGTTGCAGGGCTGCGAGCGGATTATCCACGCCGGCGACATCGGCAAACAGGAGGTGTTGCAGCGGCTGAACGAGTTGGCACCGGTTACGGCGGTACGTGGTAACAACGATAAAGACGCTTGGGTTGAGGAACTGCCGGTTAGCGCCATTGTGACGATTGAGCAAGCGTGCCTTTACGTGATTCACGATCTGGCCGAGCTGCGCATCGATCCAGTCGCGGCCGGGATTCGTGTCGTCATCTCCGGCCATTCGCATAAACCATCGATTCAAGAACTTGATGGCGTGCTGTATCTCAACCCCGGCAGCGCTGGTCCACGCCGATTTAAATTGCCGATAGCCGTTGCCGAACTTGTCATCAGGGATACGGCAATCGAGGCGCGAATCGTCGAGCTGGCAGTTTGA
- a CDS encoding YciI family protein, translating into MKYICFGYLDVENWTSKPETEQLAMIDACFAYDAVLKKNGNWVSGEGLQGPNTAVTLRHRDGEVFRTDGPYAETKELLGGLLILEATDTNHAIQLISNHPGTKMGPWEIRPAEDLSAMIAASEKRRQAAG; encoded by the coding sequence ATGAAATACATTTGCTTCGGCTACCTGGACGTCGAAAACTGGACTAGCAAGCCGGAAACCGAACAACTAGCCATGATCGATGCGTGCTTTGCCTACGATGCCGTCCTGAAGAAAAACGGCAACTGGGTAAGCGGGGAAGGGCTGCAAGGCCCCAACACCGCCGTGACCCTGCGTCACCGAGACGGCGAAGTATTCCGCACCGACGGCCCTTACGCCGAAACCAAAGAACTGTTGGGCGGACTATTGATTTTGGAAGCGACGGATACTAATCACGCCATCCAGTTAATATCCAACCATCCCGGAACGAAGATGGGGCCGTGGGAAATCCGCCCGGCCGAGGATTTATCGGCGATGATTGCTGCAAGCGAGAAGCGGCGGCAGGCGGCGGGATGA
- a CDS encoding NACHT domain-containing protein, which translates to MLLSTSQTLTPIQEPDTGAFIDIKNNHALLSYFQNLQRHFMVANNFGLALDDEDRPDTKTAPAYLRNLFVPPHLGERHYDPEQLINMEVQGQNQHWLDAVEVLKQNPRMFLLGDPGAGKSTLLSWLMLAFSYSGENLTKMQLGERVPFLLVLRDLPLSQVRDWDTLWQVFLNKHLDHLAAPLQEQVALISQLFESGQAFLLIDGLDEVTEEKSRTYLGKAVLDGINRFPRCVFMMTSRLLGFDQLEWFGQKVKRYVPAYIDSAIEIQNTQIQLDATEADMLLKAFELTKKTIPEKKLQYFAKTIHVRNTHFFELPVFYLAPFDLPQTRLFIENWYRQYLSADHALPQRINDLQKRIEANDGLGRLARIPVLLNMICFIHSRRGRLPDGRAELYQRIAETYLTGLDRARGLKFLGREFNYDYLDLSEWLGKLALQLQDKRGEDDQALLIEKPDIETLLKEELQSRGMPASQIPEEIDFVLRYLAERSGLFIPRGFNQQGVEQYGFTHLSFLEYFAAYALKQEAQVDSDCLVYRRETTQLPRWHECWALFFEQIEHSRLTDKYLELLFPNTNHEKFPTGLLSSLTRQPNLIAQLLCAKIVMDSAVRLGFQVRQKMLINLWAFYLTQNQYRFVESDDYQYLCELLWSDRFDSRNVFSHLVHQAKISELSLSGEAIGDLKPVENLLIESLDLYNSNLSGDWLHINVSTLKNLKLKNIDISDLTVLDRFEALNRLTLEKLSIKDLSPLKALKPLTSLSLSNCPNIDLASLTKLTKIKKLYILEQSIDDASPLAKLKHLEQLFLLSMSIDSFAALGNCQKLKQLILVNVKTPDWTSLAKLENLKILTTHLLYQDVLNNWPTLENINCLYISSSNITDVTPLAGFINLVDLDISGTKVNDISPLKSLKKLKQLFLPSEDINGIELFDKKILKYRNIEFNDSEEVESLN; encoded by the coding sequence ATGCTACTTTCAACATCCCAAACCCTAACCCCCATTCAAGAACCGGATACCGGCGCATTTATCGATATAAAAAATAACCATGCCTTACTGAGCTATTTTCAAAACTTGCAGCGGCATTTCATGGTCGCCAATAACTTCGGTTTGGCACTGGATGATGAAGACCGTCCAGACACAAAAACCGCACCTGCCTACTTGCGTAACCTGTTTGTGCCGCCACATCTGGGCGAGCGCCACTATGATCCGGAACAACTGATTAACATGGAAGTGCAAGGCCAAAACCAACATTGGCTGGACGCAGTAGAGGTTCTCAAACAAAACCCTAGGATGTTTCTGCTTGGCGACCCCGGTGCGGGTAAGTCCACTCTACTAAGTTGGTTGATGCTGGCGTTTAGCTACAGCGGCGAAAACCTCACTAAAATGCAGCTTGGCGAGCGGGTGCCTTTTTTGCTGGTATTGCGCGACTTACCGCTTAGCCAAGTTCGCGATTGGGACACGCTTTGGCAAGTGTTTCTGAACAAGCACCTCGACCACCTCGCCGCCCCTTTGCAAGAGCAAGTGGCATTGATCAGCCAGCTTTTCGAAAGCGGACAGGCTTTCTTATTAATTGATGGCTTGGACGAAGTCACGGAAGAAAAATCCAGAACGTATTTAGGTAAGGCGGTTTTGGACGGCATAAACCGCTTCCCCCGGTGTGTGTTTATGATGACATCCCGCTTGTTGGGCTTCGACCAATTGGAATGGTTTGGTCAGAAAGTCAAGCGTTATGTCCCTGCGTATATTGATAGTGCTATTGAAATACAAAACACACAAATTCAACTAGATGCGACAGAGGCAGATATGCTTCTAAAAGCATTCGAATTAACTAAAAAAACAATCCCGGAGAAAAAACTACAATATTTCGCCAAAACAATTCATGTTCGAAATACGCATTTTTTCGAATTACCGGTTTTTTATTTGGCCCCTTTCGATTTACCGCAAACTCGCCTGTTCATCGAAAACTGGTATCGGCAATATCTCAGCGCTGACCACGCCTTACCCCAGAGGATAAATGATCTACAAAAGCGGATAGAAGCTAATGACGGTTTGGGGCGCTTGGCTCGGATACCGGTGTTGCTGAACATGATTTGCTTCATTCATTCCCGCCGTGGTCGTTTGCCGGATGGCCGTGCTGAGCTTTACCAACGCATAGCCGAAACCTATTTAACCGGTTTGGATAGAGCCAGAGGACTTAAATTTTTGGGCCGGGAATTCAATTACGACTATCTGGATTTGTCGGAATGGCTGGGTAAACTGGCGCTACAACTACAGGATAAGCGAGGTGAAGACGATCAGGCCTTGTTGATCGAAAAACCGGACATTGAAACTCTACTTAAGGAGGAGTTACAAAGCCGAGGCATGCCAGCATCGCAAATACCCGAAGAAATCGATTTCGTCCTCCGCTATCTTGCCGAGCGGAGCGGCTTGTTCATCCCGCGCGGTTTCAATCAACAAGGTGTCGAACAATACGGATTTACTCACTTAAGTTTTCTGGAATATTTTGCCGCCTACGCCTTGAAGCAGGAGGCACAAGTTGATAGCGATTGTCTGGTATACCGTCGGGAAACCACTCAGCTACCGCGCTGGCATGAATGCTGGGCTTTATTTTTCGAACAAATTGAGCATAGCCGCTTAACCGATAAATATTTGGAATTGTTATTCCCAAATACCAATCATGAAAAATTCCCTACTGGTTTATTAAGTTCATTGACCCGGCAGCCGAATTTAATTGCCCAACTACTCTGCGCCAAAATTGTGATGGATAGTGCCGTACGTCTGGGATTTCAAGTGCGCCAAAAGATGTTGATTAATTTATGGGCATTCTATCTCACTCAGAATCAATACCGTTTCGTTGAAAGCGATGATTATCAGTATCTATGCGAATTACTTTGGTCGGACCGTTTCGATTCGAGAAACGTATTTTCCCACCTAGTACATCAGGCAAAAATCAGCGAATTATCGTTAAGTGGCGAAGCGATTGGTGATTTAAAACCAGTAGAAAATTTACTAATAGAGTCATTAGATTTGTACAACTCGAACTTGAGTGGTGATTGGCTGCATATCAATGTCTCAACATTAAAAAACCTGAAGTTAAAAAACATCGACATTTCAGACCTCACTGTCTTAGATCGTTTTGAAGCTTTAAATCGCTTAACTCTAGAAAAACTGAGCATTAAAGACTTATCCCCATTGAAGGCGTTGAAGCCATTAACTAGCCTGAGTTTATCGAACTGCCCAAATATTGATCTTGCAAGTTTAACCAAACTCACCAAAATAAAAAAACTTTATATCCTCGAACAATCAATAGACGACGCTTCACCTCTAGCCAAGTTAAAGCATTTGGAACAATTATTTTTGCTTTCTATGTCAATAGACAGCTTTGCCGCTCTTGGCAATTGCCAAAAGCTAAAACAGTTAATATTGGTTAATGTTAAAACTCCTGACTGGACCTCGCTTGCCAAGTTAGAAAATTTAAAAATCCTTACGACTCATTTGCTTTATCAAGATGTACTAAACAACTGGCCAACTCTGGAAAACATAAATTGTTTATACATTTCCTCGTCAAATATAACCGATGTAACACCGTTAGCAGGGTTTATAAATTTAGTGGATTTGGATATATCCGGGACAAAAGTCAACGATATAAGTCCGTTGAAATCCTTAAAAAAATTAAAACAACTATTTTTACCTTCAGAAGATATAAATGGCATAGAATTGTTTGATAAAAAAATATTGAAATACAGAAATATTGAGTTTAACGATTCGGAAGAAGTCGAGTCGTTAAACTAA
- a CDS encoding P-loop NTPase fold protein has protein sequence MSKLSHNDAPIHIDAFGQGEFIRQIADVIKTCDAPKGIAINGYWGSGKTSALLQLHKELTGVLPSDIKKPKQDITPVWFEAWRHQNEALPIVALLHEIRTKLGAWNKFRNNAEKLSTITLTGILGAFDETLKAASGGVMSPALSKIPEIAAQWEKDNYHNKLASQHLSQLLEEAIDQALGKDKNNPDRKLVIFIDDLDRCMPDTALKLLEGIKVYLNLRNCVVIFGMDQRQIENSLRKALNLKDGSNDGDHHAREYLEKICQDIYHLPIPDKLQKSAYLYDLLKNLDLSGTPQQQRTHRDELKRILDNYDCLPANPRKIKALANRLATVLRKLPKMPVIAPTTTPSALISKGLKVEYGLLTVTAIIYTFHRSLNEQLAKNPTYISTLIGYANYPTPALGATPDPIYEPMRSLVPSFNGTADLPVNPSDSHVFRLHRLLIDLGTVIEAEIKPFLNL, from the coding sequence ATGTCAAAACTTAGCCATAACGATGCCCCTATTCATATCGATGCGTTTGGTCAAGGCGAATTTATTCGGCAAATCGCGGACGTTATCAAAACCTGCGATGCGCCAAAGGGCATTGCGATAAACGGTTACTGGGGCAGTGGTAAAACCAGCGCCTTACTTCAATTACATAAAGAGCTGACTGGCGTCTTACCTAGCGATATAAAAAAGCCAAAACAGGATATTACGCCGGTGTGGTTCGAAGCTTGGCGACACCAGAACGAAGCGCTACCAATTGTTGCGTTATTACATGAAATTCGCACAAAACTCGGAGCTTGGAATAAATTCCGAAACAATGCCGAAAAGTTGAGCACGATAACCCTGACTGGAATTTTGGGCGCATTCGATGAAACGTTGAAGGCAGCCAGCGGTGGCGTGATGAGTCCAGCCCTAAGCAAAATCCCCGAGATAGCAGCGCAATGGGAAAAAGACAATTACCACAACAAACTTGCTAGCCAACATCTAAGTCAATTATTGGAAGAAGCTATCGATCAAGCGTTGGGTAAAGATAAGAATAATCCTGATCGCAAGCTAGTGATTTTCATCGACGACCTCGACCGCTGTATGCCTGACACAGCATTGAAGCTGCTGGAAGGCATCAAGGTCTATTTAAACCTACGGAACTGCGTCGTCATATTCGGTATGGATCAACGCCAGATAGAAAACTCACTACGCAAAGCCTTAAATTTAAAAGACGGCTCCAACGATGGCGATCATCATGCAAGAGAATACTTGGAAAAAATTTGCCAGGATATTTATCATCTGCCCATACCCGATAAGCTGCAAAAGTCGGCATATCTATATGATCTGCTTAAAAACCTGGATTTATCCGGTACTCCCCAACAACAAAGAACGCATCGCGACGAACTGAAAAGAATCCTGGACAATTACGATTGCCTGCCCGCTAATCCTCGCAAGATCAAAGCCTTGGCAAACCGTTTGGCAACCGTGCTCAGAAAGCTACCTAAAATGCCGGTCATAGCGCCGACTACGACACCGAGTGCGTTAATATCAAAAGGCTTAAAAGTCGAATACGGGCTTTTAACAGTCACTGCGATTATTTACACCTTTCATCGAAGCTTAAATGAGCAACTGGCAAAAAACCCGACATATATCAGTACCCTGATTGGATACGCCAATTACCCAACGCCAGCATTGGGAGCTACACCCGATCCTATTTACGAACCAATGCGTAGCCTCGTTCCATCTTTTAACGGTACAGCGGATTTGCCGGTCAATCCCAGCGATAGCCATGTGTTTCGTCTGCATCGACTACTGATCGATTTGGGCACTGTTATCGAAGCCGAAATCAAGCCCTTTCTCAATCTATAG
- a CDS encoding DUF86 domain-containing protein, translating to MRDIAYEQALMRHRHKMLRILNEYGQENTHTWTERDLLAIQRALQVYIEAFIGMARYFVQQKYQLTVSQSREALDELKSHGDLPADQHAELMKILGFRNVLVHDYLDLNDGIVQAIVTKKQYAVLEEWMVVWQRELDVSRNE from the coding sequence ATGAGAGATATTGCCTATGAACAGGCGCTAATGCGCCATCGCCACAAAATGCTGCGCATCCTAAACGAATACGGCCAAGAAAATACGCATACCTGGACCGAACGCGACCTACTGGCGATACAGCGCGCACTACAAGTTTATATCGAAGCCTTCATCGGCATGGCGCGTTATTTCGTCCAGCAAAAATACCAACTGACAGTCAGCCAATCACGGGAAGCGTTGGACGAATTAAAAAGCCACGGCGATTTACCGGCCGATCAGCATGCCGAATTGATGAAAATCCTAGGCTTCCGCAACGTGCTGGTGCACGACTACCTGGACCTCAACGACGGCATCGTGCAAGCCATCGTCACCAAAAAGCAGTATGCGGTTTTGGAGGAATGGATGGTGGTTTGGCAGCGGGAGTTGGATGTGAGCCGAAATGAGTGA
- a CDS encoding nucleotidyltransferase domain-containing protein, which translates to MNDLQAEITQAILAHAAVDAIYLYGSRAKNTARPDSDWDIAVIFSDFETDPLERAVRPQMLEAEVERELRRYNQISIVDLETAPVLLQVGILQSAVKWYDRNVAHVRRVEQSIWSKWEKDYERYCL; encoded by the coding sequence ATGAACGATCTGCAAGCGGAAATAACTCAAGCAATTTTGGCGCATGCCGCAGTCGATGCAATTTATCTATACGGCTCCCGCGCCAAGAATACCGCGCGACCCGACAGCGACTGGGACATCGCGGTGATTTTCAGCGATTTCGAGACCGATCCGCTGGAACGCGCGGTGCGTCCGCAAATGCTGGAAGCCGAAGTCGAACGCGAGTTAAGACGCTACAATCAAATCAGTATCGTCGATCTGGAAACCGCGCCGGTCTTGCTGCAAGTCGGCATCTTGCAATCGGCTGTCAAATGGTACGACCGCAATGTAGCGCACGTCAGACGTGTCGAGCAAAGCATCTGGTCGAAATGGGAAAAGGATTATGAGAGATATTGCCTATGA